The genome window CCTCCAGGCTGGGGTTGGTGGCCAGGATCACCTCCCGAGGGGCCTCCCGCCGCACCCGCTCGACCAGCTCGCGGATGCGCAGGTCCTCCGGCCCGACGCCATCCATGGGGGAGATCACCCCGTGCAGCACGTGATAGACCCCCGTGTATTCGCCGGTGCGCTCGATGGCCAGCACGTCCAGGGGCTCCTCCACCACACAGATCAGCCCGTGATCCCGCCGCTCGTCCCGACAGATGGCGCAGGGGCTCTCGTCGGTGATGTGGAAGCAGATCTCACACAGGCGGGTTTGCTGCTTGAGGTTGCGAAGGGCCTCCGCCAGGGCCATCACCTCCTCCTCGGGGGCCCGGAGCAAATAGAAAGCCAGCCGGGAGGCGGTCTTCGGCCCGATCCCGGGCAGCTTCACCAGCGCCTCGATCAGCCGCGCCATCGGCGGCGGCGCGATCGTCGTGAAAGGTCGCATGGGAGCTCTCCTAAGCGACAACCCTGATGCGAATGATCATCATAGCACTGCGAAGCCTTGCCCCGATCTTTCATTATAGCCTGACCCTCTAATGGGACTTCTCCACCAGCGCCTGGTCCAGATCCTCGATGAGGTCGTCCGGATGTTCCAGGCCGATGGAGAGGCGCAGGAGGTCCTCTGGCGTGGAGGTCCCGGGGCCCTCAATGGAGGCCCGGTGCTCGATCAGGCTTTCGGGCCCCCCGAAGCGGATCGCCCGGGTGAACAGCCGCACCCGACCGGCCACCCGCAAGGCCGCCTCACGGCCTCCCCGCACCTGAAAAGAAAGCAGCCCTCCGAAGGCCGCCATTGACGGGCCGCGATGGCGTGGCCCGGGTGATCCGGGAGGCCGGGGTAGTGCACCGCTTTCACCGCCGGATGCCGGGCCAGGAACCCCGCCACCCGCACGGCGTTCTCCGAATGCGCCCGCATCCGATAGGGGAGCGTCCGCAGGCCGCGCAGGATCAGCCAGCCCTCGAAAGGCGCCAGAACCGCTCCGCCGGGGATCTGGATCTCCCGCAGCCGCCGGGCGAAGGCGTCCTCTTCCCGCAGCACCACCACCCCGCCCATCACGTCCCTATGGCCGCCCAGATGCTTGGTTGCGGAATGCACCACGCCGTCGGCGCCCAGGGCCAGCGGCCGCTGGAGGATCGGCGTGGCGGCGGTGTTGTCGCAGAAACACCATGCCCCGGCCGCGTGGGCCCGGTCGGCCACCCAGGCGATGTCGGTGATCCGCAGCATCGGGTTGGAGGGCGTCTCCACCCACACCAGCCGGGCGGGCATCCGCAGGGCCTCCTCTAAAGGGGTGGGGCCACCGCCCCGGTGGCCGGATCGATGCGGGATCCCGCGTGGACGGCCAGGGTTTCCAGGCGCATCGGGAACCGCCGACGGGATGGTGCGATCCGGAGAGGCTTCAAGGGCCCAGCAGCCCGCTCAGGCCCAGCTGGCCGGCCAGGGCGTTCAGCCGCTCCGCCGCGTAGGTCTGGGAGCGCTCGATGGCCTGATTGATGGCCGCCACCAGCAGATCCTG of Thermoflexus hugenholtzii JAD2 contains these proteins:
- the recR gene encoding recombination mediator RecR produces the protein MRPFTTIAPPPMARLIEALVKLPGIGPKTASRLAFYLLRAPEEEVMALAEALRNLKQQTRLCEICFHITDESPCAICRDERRDHGLICVVEEPLDVLAIERTGEYTGVYHVLHGVISPMDGVGPEDLRIRELVERVRREAPREVILATNPSLEGENTAVYIHRLLAPLGVRVTRLARGLPVGGDLDYADEITLVRALQGRQEM